The following are encoded together in the Leguminivora glycinivorella isolate SPB_JAAS2020 chromosome 18, LegGlyc_1.1, whole genome shotgun sequence genome:
- the LOC125236173 gene encoding uncharacterized protein LOC125236173, with the protein MGPKLYHVIFWLALLYTPNSSQDPDKELLLPRERPQRWRVKTTSSSTSEPLAKCKEMKPTPRDIVRRIYAILPYFDRGRQNVEFLQRYRVSINRLSESEDLVDREVSFYAAVLTPLVFLQRYKDAKCLLERFQQALESFDTYPAFDKRVALKNLQSLRELSHKILVFVSTLPDKRPPTRTPEPDSPDEEEYHMTKLTNKNDVRFLKELIKNLG; encoded by the exons ATGGGACCAAAATTATACCATGTCATATTTTGGTTGGCTCTTCTG TACACGCCAAACTCGAGCCAAGACCCGGACAAGGAACTGCTATTGCCAAGAGAACGGCCTCAAAGATGGCGGGTGAAAACCACCAGCAGCAGCACATCCGAGCCACTAGCCAAGTGCAAGGAGATGAAACCCACGCCCAGGGATATAGTCAGGCGGATTTATGCCATATTGCCGTA TTTTGACCGCGGTCGCCAGAACGTGGAGTTCCTCCAGCGGTACCGAGTCTCCATCAACAGGTTGTCAGAAAGCGAAGACTTGGTGGACCGAGAAGTCTCATTCTACGCGGCAGTTCTTACGCCTCTTGTGTTCCTGCAACGATATAAAGACGCCAAATGCTTGCTAGAacgg ttcCAGCAGGCACTGGAATCATTTGACACATACCCTGCATTCGATAAAAGAGTTGCACTGAAAAACCTCCAGAGCTTACGCGAACTTAGCCACAAG aTCCTAGTGTTCGTGAGCACCTTGCCTGACAAAAGGCCTCCAACGCGCACGCCGGAACCAGATTCTCCGGACGAGGAGGAATACCACATGACCAAATTGACCAACAAGAACGATGTGCGGTTCCTCAAGGAGCTCATCAAGAACCTTGGATGA